A genomic stretch from Lathyrus oleraceus cultivar Zhongwan6 chromosome 2, CAAS_Psat_ZW6_1.0, whole genome shotgun sequence includes:
- the LOC127121960 gene encoding pentatricopeptide repeat-containing protein At5g56310-like — INLSRFIHKSALLGFPNYSYSIFTFNHNRPFNVFVYNNIISARSSTNPTRSILFFNFVCKLGLSLDSYSLPYVLKVVVSLKDVVLGRQVHCVGVVTGLDSCLSVVCSVIQMYSSCGNDVSSARKVFDEFVLLFGENGSVWNVMVAAYAKVGDVCNTRKLFDSMPHRDKDVFSWTALISGSTQANNPSEAIKLFRRMQLENVKPDEIAILAVLSACADLGALHLGEWIHNYIEKHKLSMIVPLYNSLIDMYAKSGNISKALQLFENMKRNTVITWTTMIYRLALHGLGEEALHVFACVEKEGRIKPNEVTFIVILSACSHVGLVELGRDYFTSMRSGYGIEPKVEHYGCMIDLLGRAGRLQEAFVMKDLLSVVAESYLSKSLHKGEKHSMLVPHFSRGYQSHQRFGGLPYGQSQGEGIGMENLHVEPSQY, encoded by the exons ATCAACCTCTCCCGTTTCATTCACAAATCTGCTTTACTCGGTTTCCCAAACTACTCTTACTCCATTTTCACCTTCAATCACAACCGTCCATTCAACGTCTTTGTCTACAACAACATAATCTCCGCACGTTCTTCAACCAACCCTACACGTTCCATTTTGTTCTTCAACTTCGTTTGTAAACTAGGCTTGTCGCTTGATTCTTACTCTTTGCCTTATGTTTTGAAAGTCGTTGTTTCTTTGAAAGATGTTGTTTTGGGGAGACAGGTTCATTGTGTCGGTGTTGTTACTGGTTTAGACTCGTGTTTATCGGTTGTTTGTTCGGTTATTCAAATGTATTCTTCTTGTGGGAATGATGTTTCTTCTGCACGGAAGGTGTTTGATGAGTTTGTATTGTTGTTTGGAGAAAATGGTTCTGTCTGGAATGTTATGGTTGCTGCTTATGCTAAAGTGGGTGATGTGTGTAATACACGGAAGCTGTTTGATTCTATGCCTCATAGGGATAAAGATGTTTTTTCTTGGACGGCTCTTATTTCAGGTTCCACGCAAGCGAATAATCCTAGTGAGGCTATCAAGCTCTTTAGAAGAATGCAGCTTGAGAATGTGAAGCCGGATGAAATTGCAATTTTGGCTGTGCTATCTGCATGTGCTGATTTGGGTGCTCTTCACCTGGGGGAGTGGATTCACAACTACATTGAAAAGCACAAATTGAGCATGATTGTTCCTCTTTACAACTCACTCATAGACATGTATGCCAAATCAG GCAACATAAGTAAAGCACTACAATTGTTTGAGAATATGAAACGTAATACTGTTATAACATGGACAACAATGATTTACAGGCTAGCTTTACATGGTCTAGGAGAGGAAGCCCTTCATGTATTTGCTTGCGTGGAGAAAGAGGGCCGAATCAAGCCAAACGAAGTCACCTTTATTGTCATCCTTTCTGCTTGTAGCCATGTTGGATTGGTTGAACTAGGTCGTGATTATTTCACGTCGATGAGGTCTGGATATGGAATTGAACCTAAGGTTGAGCATTATGGCTGCATGATTGATTTGCTTGGGCGAGCTGGCCGTCTTCAAGAAGCCTTTGTT ATGAAAGATCTTCTTTCTGTAGTTGCTGAGTCATACTTGTCAAAGAGCTTACATAAGGGTGAAAAGCACTCAATGCTTGTTCCACACTTCAGCAGG GGGTATCAATCTCACCAACGATTTGGCGGTTTACCTTATGGACAGTCGCAGGGTGAAGGAATAGGAATGGAAAATTTGCATGTGGAACCTTCTCAATATTAA